A stretch of Triticum aestivum cultivar Chinese Spring chromosome 1D, IWGSC CS RefSeq v2.1, whole genome shotgun sequence DNA encodes these proteins:
- the LOC123183291 gene encoding S-type anion channel SLAH2 — MASREVRVQVAGVLDGKPRCAPSPETLLDRVPSRAAGGAGRTAKDAAVASHADTPCSVSFSVPGSPSGLHLAQLGMPPFVRGNDADVGAARVPPSESKVELVHYPAVPQLLKQARHHSQPSLVVRGGGEVPTVLRSDSTRERDRRFDHFKTFSGRLERQLSNLRGVPQDIDVEQGAASKISEEDTDEDDEVPTADRYFAALEGPELETLRSTEVAVLPKDETWPFLLRFPISAFGMCLGVSSQAMLWKTLQTEPSTKFLHVHPVVNHVLWWVSVALMVVVSITYLLKIVFYFEAVRREFHHPVRVNFFFAPWIACLFLVKGLPHPVWEIHHAVWYVLMAPILCLDLKIYGQWMSSGERRLSKVANPSNHLAVVGNFVGALLGARMGLRELPIFFFAVGLAHYGVLFVTLYQRLPTNVQLPKELHPVFFLFVAAPSVASMAWTRISGEFNNGAKLLYFVSLFLYVSLVVRVNLFRGFRFSLAWWAYTFPMTSVALATVLYASEVDNMLTRALAVGLSGIAVVTVTGVLATTMYHAFVRKDLFPNDVSIAITRRRPKFSKILAHLRSSGSDVKELVLSIPNFSSNSKQGAYSDDAGSNSRMSSSVGESPVAHGHGRIEC, encoded by the exons ATGGCGTCCAGGGAGGTCAGAGTCCAGGTGGCGGGGGTACTAGACGGCAAGCCGAGGTGTGCTCCGTCCCCGGAAACGCTTCTCGATCGTGTCCCCTCGCGGGCCGCCGGTGGCGCGGGCAGGACGGCCAAGGACGCGGCCGTGGCTTCTCACGCTGACACGCCGTGCTCCGTCTCGTTCAGCGTGCCGGGCTCGCCGTCGGGGCTCCACCTCGCGCAGCTTGGCATGCCGCCGTTCGTCCGCGGAAACGACGCCGACGTGGGCGCTGCTCGGGTGCCGCCGAGCGAGTCGAAGGTCGAGCTCGTTCACTACCCGGCGGTACCGCAGCTGCTGAAGCAGGCTCGACACCACTCGCAGCCGTCCCTGGTGGTCAGAGGCGGCGGCGAGGTGCCGACGGTGCTGCGGAGCGACAGCACGCGGGAGCGAGACCGGCGGTTTGACCACTTCAAGACGTTCTCTGGCCGCCTTGAGCGCCAGCTCTCCAACCTCCGCGGGGTGCCACAGGATATCGACGTCGAACAAGGTGCAGCGTCGAAGATCTCAGAAGAGGACACCGACGAGGACGATGAAGTGCCCACCGCCGACCGCTACTTCGCCGCGCTCGAAGGCCCCGAGCTCGAGACCCTTCGT TCGACCGAGGTGGCGGTGCTGCCTAAGGACGAGACATGGCCGTTCCTGCTCCGGTTCCCCATCAGCGCCTTTGGGATGTGCCTTGGCGTGAGCAGCCAGGCCATGCTCTGGAAGACCCTGCAGACAGAGCCCTCCACCAAGTTTCTTCACGTGCACCCGGTCGTCAACCACGTCCTCTGGTGGGTCTCCGTCGCACTCATGGTGGTCGTCTCCATCACCTACCTCTTGAAGATCGTCTTCTACTTCGAGGCCGTCCGCCGTGAGTTCCATCACCCGGTGCGCGTCAACTTCTTCTTCGCGCCATGGATCGCCTGCCTCTTCCTCGTCAAGGGTTTGCCACATCCGGTGTGGGAAATCCACCACGCCGTCTGGTATGTGCTCATGGCGCCCATCTTGTGCCTCGACCTTAAAATCTACGGACAATGGATGTCTAGCGGCGAGCGACGCCTCTCTAAGGTGGCTAACCCATCCAACCACCTTGCCGTCGTTGGCAACTTTGTCGGTGCGCTGCTAGGCGCCAGGATGGGCCTCCGGGAGCTTCCCATCTTCTTCTTTGCTGTCGGGTTGGCCCACTATGGCGTGCTCTTCGTCACTCTCTATCAGCGGCTCCCCACCAACGTGCAGCTCCCCAAGGAGCTCCACCCAGTGTTCTTCCTTTTCGTTGCCGCACCTAGTGTTGCATCCATGGCGTGGACAAGGATCTCTGGCGAGTTCAACAATGGTGCTAAGCTCCTTTACTTTGTCTCACTATTCCTCTATGTGTCGTTGGTGGTACGCGTCAACCTCTTTCGGGGGTTTAGGTTCTCCCTGGCATGGTGGGCATACACATTCCCGATGACGAGTGTGGCCTTGGCGACAGTGTTGTATGCATCGGAGGTAGACAACATGTTGACACGGGCACTGGCAGTCGGATTGTCAGGAATCGCTGTTGTCACAGTCACCGGCGTGCTAGCCACCACCATGTACCATGCCTTCGTGCGCAAGgacctcttccccaacgacgtatCCATCGCCATCACGCGGCGAAGGCCCAAGTTTAGCAAGATCCTCGCGCACCTTCGATCGTCGGGCTCTGATGTCAAGGAGCTTGTTCTCTCCATCCCAAATTTCAGTTCCAATTCCAAGCAGGGTGCATACTCCGATGATGCTGGCTCCAACTCCAGGATGAGCAGCAGTGTCGGCGAGTCTCCAGTGGCGCACGGGCATGGAAGAATAGAGTGTTAG